From the Chryseobacterium fluminis genome, the window GTTTAGTTTTATCATATGAATCTGGCATTGGTAGAATATTAAATGCAACAGATACTAAAGATAAAGGTATCATCGAGTCATATCTATATGATTCTGCTGCAAATCGTAATGAAAAAACTTTACAAAGTTTACAAGATTATGGGCAGCAAGAAATTGGTATTGTTACCAGTGATATGATAATTATTGATGGAAATCGTAGAGCTTCATTATTAAATAAATTACATCGTGAAGACAAAATTGAAACTAATGTTTTCAAAGCAATTATATTAGACGAGAAACTTGAAGACAATCCTCTTGAAATAATCAAGTTGGAAACTAACTACCAAATGGGAGTTGATAATAAAGTTGAATATAAGCCAATAGAAAAATATTTAAGATGCCATGAGTTAATTCATGAGCATCAAGTTGATATAAATGAAGTAGCAAAACTAATGTCTGAATCGGTACATCGAATAAACCAATGGTTAGATATTTTAAGTCTAATGAATGAGTATTTGATTTATTTAGATAGCCCAAAAGTCTATACCAGACTCGATAAAAAAGAAGGTCATTTTGTTGACTTATATAACTATATAAAAAAATATAAAGCTAGTAATATAAATGTAATTGAATTAAAGGAAGTTTACTTTGATTATATCAGATTGGGTGTGCCGGTACAACGTGTTAGAATAATCGGAAATCCCAATAATTCACAAAGCCTTTTCGCAAAGCAAGACTTATGGATTCCTTTTTATGAAAACCATAAAATGATTAAAGCTTCATATAACGAAACAAGTTTTAGTTCTGTAAAACCAATTTATCCCGATAAATCAAATGAAGAAATATTTGATAAACTTGACAATGATTTTCAGGACAAGATTGGTTTGCCATTGAAAGAAAATTTGACAGAAGGAGAAATTCAGCTTAAAATATTAGCAGATAGAAATGCCACATTAAAAGAATTGAATAGAATATTAAATTACATAGTAAAATTAAAAATTGTTGAAACTCCCGAAGAAGAAGTAGAACAAATTTCCAAACTATTAGAAAATATCTCACAAAATGCCATATTAAAAAGAGCAGAATTATAAATGATAACACATATTAAAGATCCAAACTCGGATAAATATATTGTGTTTATTCATGGTTTAAGAGGAAGCAAAAAGACCTTTAAGAGATTTTCTGAGTATTTGAGTGAAAATTGGAAGTTGGATTTTGGATTTATGACCTTATTTTTTTCATATTATAAAGAGTTATTTGAGAATAAAGTTATTAGCTTCTTATTTCCAATTTTTCCAAGTTTTATTATTAAGTCAGTATGGTCAAAGAGAAATGATTACAATGCAGATCGATTAGATAAATATATTGATAATGAGTGCAAAAATTGTAGCAATATTATTATTGTGGCACATAGCATGGGAGGATTAGTTGCAAGACAATACTTAGTAAATTGTCGAAAATCTCAAAAAGATATAAGAAAAATTAAAATGCTTATTACTTACGGGACACCTCATAAGGGTTCACATATAGCAAGCTTACTATCTATAAATAATATACCAGTCTTAAGAAATATATATAATCTTATTAGTACGAGATTTAACTACCGAATTTCTCCACAAATAGGAGATTTAGCAGAATTAAATCATTTCATTGTAAAATTAAATGAGGAGTGGCGTGACTATGATTTGGAAAGAAAACTATTATTTATTAGAGTTATCGGAACAACGGATAAATTGGTAAGAGCAGAAAGTGGTCATCTACATGCAGAAGATATTGAAAATATACATAGATTTGAATATGGTCATTCAAAATTAATAAAACCATCAGATAGAGTAACGAAGTTTCCGCCAATTGACTTATTTATTGATAAGATTTCTTCATTAAAATATGAAGAGGAATATTTCGAAGAATTAGAAGAAGAGATTAATTATGACGAAACCGAAACTGAAAATTTTTAATTATACAATAATATAAATTGTGTAAGTTTCGCTATTAGCTTAAAGTACAATTTATGGGAAACCGTAATTTAGATAATTAATATTATCATAATTTTGTGGTAAATAAATACTAAGAAATATTATAATGTTAATTCACTTTGAAATTCTATCGGAGTAAATCTAACATTTATATATTCTTGAAGTATAAATCTATATACAATTTTTTTCGAGATGAAAGATTTCGGAAACTTCTGGAATAAGTAAAAATAACTTATCAGTTGAATTAAACAAGATTTCAACTGATGTCAATAGAATATAAAGAATACTAAATGAATTATGTAAATACTACCTATCAAATAGCTCAAAGAGCTTTAGCCGACTTAAAGTCAGCGATACTCACATTGCTGACCGATGCCGGAGAGAATGGTATGACAAATGCTGAAATAGGTAGAAAATTAGGGATTTACCATGGTCACAGTGGTAAACATGAAGGTCATATACCTCGAGCTCTATTAGAAATTATGAATGGCGAAGGTGTCATCATTCAGGATACATCTACAAAAAGATGGCTAATTAAGAAATAATATTATGGAGCAATTATCCGTTGTAGATTTTTTTTGTGGTGCAGGAGGGTTTTCTGAGGGATTTCGCCAGCTAGGCTTTGATATTTTATATGGCTATGATCACTGGAGACCCGCGGTAGATACTTTTAATCACAATTTTGACTTGGATTGTGAACCTAAAAACATTCTAGATTTTAAGGATTCCATTGAAGAAATATTAAAGATTCCAGATACAGATGTTATTATTGGAAGCCCTCCTTGTGTTAGTTTTTCGAGTTCTAACAAATCCGGTAAAGCAGACAAATCCTTAGGGGTAGATTTAACTGAGACTTTTTTGAGAATTGTTGCTATAAAGAAGCATCAACCCAATTCTAAATTAAAAGCATGGTTTATGGAAAATGTCACCAATTCTAAAAGATATCTCCAACCATCATACACTTTTAAAGATCTTGGTCTTTCAGAATGGGCAGCTTCTCATCGAATTAGCCCACATAAGATCGCTATTGAATTACTGGAAAATACAACGAGTATAAATTCCGCAGAATACGGTGCCATACAATCAAGAATAAGGCTAATTGCTGGAGAAGTTATAAAAAAGAAAAAACTTGTCATACCACCTCCAACCTATAGATCACAAAAAGCAAAATCCAATCTTCCATTATATAAATCTGTAAAATTGTTGAGAGATAACTTTCCCTCTCCTTTCAGCAAAAAAAGCAATGATATAATTTCTGACCTACAATATGACCTTAGCATAAAACAAGATGAGATAACTGATCATTTTTATGACACCGGTGTATATGAGGTAGAATGGAAATTTTCTAGATATTGGAAAATAAACCATCCATATATGGGTAAAATGTCATTCCCTGAAAATGAAAATAATCCAAGTAGAACAATTACCGCTACTAAAATATCTCATTCAAGAGAATCAATTATTTATAGATCAGAAATAAAAAGAAGTGGAAATGGAGAATATCGATTGCCTACAGTAAGAGAGGCTGCTATTATTATGGGATTTCCTATCACATACCAATTTTTAGGTTCCGAAGGTACTAAATGGAGATTAGTTGGCAATGCTGTTTGTTGCTGTGTAAGTAGAGCTCTTGCAAAGGTGGTTATTCAAGAATTAAAAATAGAAAGTAATTCACCATTAAATGTCAGATTAATTCCCAAGTTAGAAAACGTTCCCAATCTTAATACTTATAATACTAAAACATTTGATAATCCACCAATTAAGAATAAGGGCGCAAGATTTAGAAGACACCCCTTTAAAGTAGGGAATATGACGGTTACTTTATCAAATTATGATATTGATAGTAATTCTAAAACTAAAGATAATTGGTTTACATCAATACAATATGGAACAGGTAAAGGATTTCCAATCCAAATGGTTGATGACGGGTATTATTTAAAACTTGAACCAATAATTAAAAGATTCGATGAAGGAAAAAAATTTATTGAAATAATCAATAATGGTTTTTCAGAAAAAATCGGAAATAAATTACAATTACAAGAGATGTATGAAAAACAGGTTTGTATAGATAATTTATTAGAACCAACGATATTAATCGATAAAATTCCTGAGATCATAGAAAGTGTTGGTTGTCCAAATGAACTATTTGAACAAGATGAAATAGTTATATTTGAAAATAAAGAGAAAGTTCCTATCTCTCAACTTTTTGCATTATATGCTGTTAATAGGATCGCTTCAAAAGTTAATCAAAAACAATGACCAAAGTATGGATAAAGCTGTACGAACTCAAAAGATACATGAAATTATAGAAAGAGA encodes:
- a CDS encoding esterase/lipase family protein, translating into MITHIKDPNSDKYIVFIHGLRGSKKTFKRFSEYLSENWKLDFGFMTLFFSYYKELFENKVISFLFPIFPSFIIKSVWSKRNDYNADRLDKYIDNECKNCSNIIIVAHSMGGLVARQYLVNCRKSQKDIRKIKMLITYGTPHKGSHIASLLSINNIPVLRNIYNLISTRFNYRISPQIGDLAELNHFIVKLNEEWRDYDLERKLLFIRVIGTTDKLVRAESGHLHAEDIENIHRFEYGHSKLIKPSDRVTKFPPIDLFIDKISSLKYEEEYFEELEEEINYDETETENF
- a CDS encoding DNA cytosine methyltransferase; this translates as MEQLSVVDFFCGAGGFSEGFRQLGFDILYGYDHWRPAVDTFNHNFDLDCEPKNILDFKDSIEEILKIPDTDVIIGSPPCVSFSSSNKSGKADKSLGVDLTETFLRIVAIKKHQPNSKLKAWFMENVTNSKRYLQPSYTFKDLGLSEWAASHRISPHKIAIELLENTTSINSAEYGAIQSRIRLIAGEVIKKKKLVIPPPTYRSQKAKSNLPLYKSVKLLRDNFPSPFSKKSNDIISDLQYDLSIKQDEITDHFYDTGVYEVEWKFSRYWKINHPYMGKMSFPENENNPSRTITATKISHSRESIIYRSEIKRSGNGEYRLPTVREAAIIMGFPITYQFLGSEGTKWRLVGNAVCCCVSRALAKVVIQELKIESNSPLNVRLIPKLENVPNLNTYNTKTFDNPPIKNKGARFRRHPFKVGNMTVTLSNYDIDSNSKTKDNWFTSIQYGTGKGFPIQMVDDGYYLKLEPIIKRFDEGKKFIEIINNGFSEKIGNKLQLQEMYEKQVCIDNLLEPTILIDKIPEIIESVGCPNELFEQDEIVIFENKEKVPISQLFALYAVNRIASKVNQKQ